A region from the Manihot esculenta cultivar AM560-2 chromosome 13, M.esculenta_v8, whole genome shotgun sequence genome encodes:
- the LOC110629124 gene encoding uncharacterized protein LOC110629124 produces the protein MKIKNKGKVYPSPSSSSSSSFPVAAIRDRDGDVFSVLKLLPAAILTLASVLSLEDREVLAYMITRSMKTTTNSNPNNPSSLSQDSKKKSSKKLSNASSSSSSASITTNHKSPVFDCDCFDCYTSYWFRWDSSPNRELIHQVIEAFEEHLTSGEQSRRSSRGKRRDKAGRQVGEKLVIDVMSRSQVPELETPPLDTDESSIVSPDDDASPVATPARAADGEEGKKGAKKNEELTGLVPAESKEMAVVARSSPADVSNHKGLARKVLPDVLGLLNSRLWSLWSPNV, from the coding sequence ATGAAGATAAAGAACAAAGGTAAAGTATACCCATCtccatcttcatcttcttcttcatcttttccTGTTGCTGCCATTAGAGACAGAGATGGGGATGTTTTCTCTGTACTCAAGCTTCTTCCTGCTGCCATTCTCACTTTAGCTTCTGTTCTCTCTCTTGAAGACCGTGAAGTTCTTGCTTATATGATCACCAGGTCTATGAAAACCACTACCAATTCAAATCCAAACAACCCATCTTCTCTTTCTCAAGATTCCAAGAAAAAATCCTCTAAAAAGCTGTCAAatgcctcctcctcctcctcgtcCGCCTCCATTACCACCAACCATAAGTCTCCTGTCTTTGATTGCGACTGTTTTGACTGCTATACCAGCTATTGGTTCAGATGGGATTCTTCTCCTAACCGTGAGCTCATCCATCAAGTTattgaagcttttgaagagCACTTGACCAGCGGTGAACAATCCAGGAGAAGCTCCCGTGGTAAGAGACGAGACAAAGCGGGTCGTCAGGTTGGTGAAAAGCTGGTTATTGATGTTATGAGTCGATCCCAAGTGCCAGAGTTGGAAACTCCTCCACTAGACACCGATGAATCCTCTATTGTTTCTCCCGATGATGACGCCTCACCGGTTGCTACGCCGGCGAGAGCGGCTGATGGGGAAGAAGGAAAGAAGGGtgcaaagaaaaatgaagagctAACTGGTTTAGTGCCGGCGGAGTCGAAAGAGATGGCGGTAGTTGCAAGGTCATCACCGGCGGATGTAAGCAACCACAAGGGATTGGCAAGGAAGGTATTACCGGACGTGTTAGGATTATTAAATTCTCGTTTATGGAGTCTTTGGAGTCCGAATGTGTAG
- the LOC110630278 gene encoding probable WRKY transcription factor 75, which yields MENNFTSFFPISSSEAAAMSLNMGSSQGFTDYFQAKEENGFLGLIHQMEDHHPAVAGSYGNSSNSNGNLSSSQNKISENEEEKLLLGMKKKDTAKKIRKPRYAFQTRSQVDILDDGYRWRKYGQKAVKNNKFPRSYYRCTHQGCNVKKQVQRLTRDEGIVVTTYEGMHSHPIEKSNDNFEHILTQMQIYTTSF from the exons ATGGAGAATAATTTTACATCATTTTTCCCAATTTCATCTTCTGAAGCAGCAGCCATGTCTCTGAACATGGGGAGTTCTCAAGGTTTTACAGATTATTTTCAAGCTAAGGAGGAAAATGGGTTCTTGGGTTTGATCCATCAGATGGAAGATCATCATCCTGCGGTGGCTGGTTCATATGGTAACAGTAGCAACAGTAATGGAAACCTGTCTTCATCTCAGAACAAAATCTCTGAAAATGAAGAAGAGAAATTATTATTAGGGATGAAGAAGAAGGATACAGCGAAGAAGATAAGAAAGCCTAGATATGCCTTTCAAACAAGAAGCCAAGTTGATATTCTTGATGATGGCTATCGATGGAGAAAATATGGCCAAAAAGCTGTCAAGAACAATAAATTTCCAAG AAGCTATTACCGGTGCACTCATCAAGGATGCAATGTGAAAAAGCAAGTTCAAAGATTGACAAGAGATGAAGGAATTGTTGTCACTACTTACGAAGGAATGCATTCCCATCCAATTGAAAAGTCTAATGATAACTTTGAGCATATCTTGACCCAAATGCAAATCTACACTACGTCGTTTTAA
- the LOC110629409 gene encoding protein LAZY 1 isoform X2, translated as MQLLGWMHRKFRQNSSEVLKDFAIGHACNCLIGQPSLDDQQYYAKSNYGSRSFKQAQKDHLRKSFAGLEAARIEEEEEYEEEYFEEESSAAISELFHGFLAIGTLGSDPVINDPSTPTFAISVDNITEKETVTENELKLINDELEKVLGAEAREDCCNDSSGRNSYVSAGRSSHGSTITLSGKPTEGQDTNVNGTTVCPLQGYLFGSAIELSETTTVAKKEHRTSLGELFQRTKLAEENSGGKCEKDEKHIEKEADKSAMHLMKKILKKKTLHASSRSSAATAGGTVDPASAEKKQHKIIHMFHRKVHPETSTTTRKADKPQKNENKKTNNGGHNNGNQMLADEDITVLPQRYLSKRSIRRYKSQSNPPQFTLGSSDSNGSRECWIKTDADYLVLEL; from the exons ATGCAGTTACTAGGTTGGATGCACCGTAAGTTCCGGCAAAATAGCAGTGAAGTGCTCAAGGATTTTGCCATTG GTCATGCATGTAATTGTCTTATAGGACAGCCATCACTTGATGACCAACAATACTACGCAAAATCAAACTATGGCAGCAGATCATTCAAGCAAGCCCAGAAAGATCACCTTCGAAAATCTTTTGCTGGTCTTGAAGCAGCAagaatagaagaagaagaagagtacgAAGAAGAATACTTTGAAGAGGAATCATCAGCTGCCATATCTGAGCTATTCCATGGTTTTCTTGCAATTGGTACCCTTGGCTCAGATCCAGTCATTAATGACCCCTCAACACCAACATTTGCCATCTCCGTCGATAATATAACTGAAAAAGAGACCGTAACTGAAAATGAACTGAAACTCATCAACGATGAGTTGGAGAAAGTTCTAGGAGCTGAAGCTAGAGAAGATTGCTGCAATGACTCATCAGGAAGAAACAGTTATGTCAGCGCAGGGAGAAGCAGTCACGGTAGCACTATTACCCTTAGTGGCAAGCCCACTGAAGGCCAGGACACCAATGTGAATGGAACAACAGTCTGTCCACTCCAGGGATACCTTTTTGGATCAGCAATTGAACTATCAGAAACGACAACTGTGGCAAAGAAGGAGCACAGAACATCACTTGGTGAGTTGTTCCAGAGGACTAAATTAGCAGAAGAAAATTCTGGGGGTAAATGTGAAAAGGATGAGAAGCACATCGAGAAGGAAGCTGATAAATCTGCCATGCATCTCATGAAAAAGATATTGAAGAAAAAAACACTCCATGCTTCTTCTAGGAGTTCTGCAGCCACTGCTGGTGGAACTGTTGATCCTGCTTCAGCAGAAAAAAAGCAGCACAAG ATCATACATATGTTCCACAGGAAAGTTCATCCTGAAACCTCGACAACAACAAGGAAGGCAGATAAACCCCAAAAAAATGAGAATAAGAAGACCAACAATGGGGGACACAACAATGGAAATCAAATGCTCGCAGATGAAGATATCACTGTACTTCCTCAGAGATACCTTTCAAAACGAAGCATAAGGCGCTACAAGAGTCAATCTAACCCACCTCAATTCACTCTTGGCAGCAGTGACTCAAATGGAAGCAGGGAATGCTGGATAAAAACAGATGCAGACT ACCTTGTGTTGGAGCTCTAA
- the LOC110629409 gene encoding protein LAZY 1 isoform X1, with product MKLLGWMHRKFRQNSSEVLKDFAIGHACNCLIGQPSLDDQQYYAKSNYGSRSFKQAQKDHLRKSFAGLEAARIEEEEEYEEEYFEEESSAAISELFHGFLAIGTLGSDPVINDPSTPTFAISVDNITEKETVTENELKLINDELEKVLGAEAREDCCNDSSGRNSYVSAGRSSHGSTITLSGKPTEGQDTNVNGTTVCPLQGYLFGSAIELSETTTVAKKEHRTSLGELFQRTKLAEENSGGKCEKDEKHIEKEADKSAMHLMKKILKKKTLHASSRSSAATAGGTVDPASAEKKQHKIIHMFHRKVHPETSTTTRKADKPQKNENKKTNNGGHNNGNQMLADEDITVLPQRYLSKRSIRRYKSQSNPPQFTLGSSDSNGSRECWIKTDADYLVLEL from the exons ATGAAG TTACTAGGTTGGATGCACCGTAAGTTCCGGCAAAATAGCAGTGAAGTGCTCAAGGATTTTGCCATTG GTCATGCATGTAATTGTCTTATAGGACAGCCATCACTTGATGACCAACAATACTACGCAAAATCAAACTATGGCAGCAGATCATTCAAGCAAGCCCAGAAAGATCACCTTCGAAAATCTTTTGCTGGTCTTGAAGCAGCAagaatagaagaagaagaagagtacgAAGAAGAATACTTTGAAGAGGAATCATCAGCTGCCATATCTGAGCTATTCCATGGTTTTCTTGCAATTGGTACCCTTGGCTCAGATCCAGTCATTAATGACCCCTCAACACCAACATTTGCCATCTCCGTCGATAATATAACTGAAAAAGAGACCGTAACTGAAAATGAACTGAAACTCATCAACGATGAGTTGGAGAAAGTTCTAGGAGCTGAAGCTAGAGAAGATTGCTGCAATGACTCATCAGGAAGAAACAGTTATGTCAGCGCAGGGAGAAGCAGTCACGGTAGCACTATTACCCTTAGTGGCAAGCCCACTGAAGGCCAGGACACCAATGTGAATGGAACAACAGTCTGTCCACTCCAGGGATACCTTTTTGGATCAGCAATTGAACTATCAGAAACGACAACTGTGGCAAAGAAGGAGCACAGAACATCACTTGGTGAGTTGTTCCAGAGGACTAAATTAGCAGAAGAAAATTCTGGGGGTAAATGTGAAAAGGATGAGAAGCACATCGAGAAGGAAGCTGATAAATCTGCCATGCATCTCATGAAAAAGATATTGAAGAAAAAAACACTCCATGCTTCTTCTAGGAGTTCTGCAGCCACTGCTGGTGGAACTGTTGATCCTGCTTCAGCAGAAAAAAAGCAGCACAAG ATCATACATATGTTCCACAGGAAAGTTCATCCTGAAACCTCGACAACAACAAGGAAGGCAGATAAACCCCAAAAAAATGAGAATAAGAAGACCAACAATGGGGGACACAACAATGGAAATCAAATGCTCGCAGATGAAGATATCACTGTACTTCCTCAGAGATACCTTTCAAAACGAAGCATAAGGCGCTACAAGAGTCAATCTAACCCACCTCAATTCACTCTTGGCAGCAGTGACTCAAATGGAAGCAGGGAATGCTGGATAAAAACAGATGCAGACT ACCTTGTGTTGGAGCTCTAA